A region from the Rhodamnia argentea isolate NSW1041297 chromosome 7, ASM2092103v1, whole genome shotgun sequence genome encodes:
- the LOC115737796 gene encoding mitochondrial import inner membrane translocase subunit Tim9 produces MDKSMMGDLDNLPEEDKLRMAAMIDQLQIRDSLRMYNSLVERCFNDCVDSFKHKNLQKQEETCVNRCAEKFLKHSMRVGMRFAELNQGAATQD; encoded by the exons ATGGACAAGAGCATGATGGGAGACCTGGACAATCTTCCGGAGGAAGACAAGCTTAGAATGGCCGCCATGATCGACCAGCTCCAGATCCGCGACAG TTTGAGAATGTACAACTCCCTCGTCGAGAGATGCTTTAACGATTGCGTGGACTCCTTCAAGCACAAGAACTTGCAAAAGCAAGAGGAGACCTGCGTCAATCGTTGTGCCGAGAAGTTCCTAAAGCATTCGATGAGGGTCGGCATGCGGTTCGCCGAGCTGAACCAAGGAGCGGCGACCCAAGATTGA
- the LOC115737623 gene encoding probable E3 ubiquitin-protein ligase RHC1A, producing the protein MSSSRNTHWCYRCRRPIRLQGRDAVCPNCNGGFIQELDDMVHINPLDFFGLDNDEGRDPRYRMMEAFSALMGQRLADRSHSHDIRGRSDLFSEHNSGVGPLLIFGGQIPVRLSRNNGFEALFNGVPGIGLTRGNGGDYFIGPGLEELFEQLSANERRGPPPAARSSIDSMPTVKISQRHLRSDSHCPVCKEQFELGSEARQMPCNHIYHSDCIVPWLVQHNSCPVCRQELPPQGSSNSRPTAANRGSSSNGNTSGRESQGRRNPLSYLWPFRSSNSSSRNSGNSPSNSPTVRENNHHQMGYSGWPFD; encoded by the coding sequence ATGTCAAGTAGCAGAAACACCCATTGGTGTTACAGATGTAGGCGGCCAATAAGATTACAAGGGCGAGATGCAGTCTGCCCCAATTGTAATGGAGGATTTATTCAAGAACTTGATGACATGGTGCACATTAACCCGCTCGATTTCTTTGGACTTGACAACGATGAAGGTCGTGACCCACGGTATCGGATGATGGAAGCATTCTCAGCATTGATGGGGCAGCGATTGGCAGATAGAAGCCATAGCCATGACATCAGGGGCAGATCCGATCTATTTTCTGAGCATAACTCTGGAGTCGGTCCTTTACTGATATTTGGCGGCCAGATTCCTGTCAGGTTGTCTCGAAATAATGGATTCGAGGCCCTTTTTAATGGGGTTCCTGGAATTGGATTGACAAGGGGTAACGGAGGCGACTATTTTATAGGGCCTGGATTAGAAGAACTGTTTGAACAGCTTTCTGCTAATGAACGTCGGGGCCCTCCTCCTGCAGCAAGGTCTTCCATCGATTCCATGCCCACTGTTAAGATCTCACAGAGGCATCTTCGTTCTGATTCACACTGCCCTGTTTGTAAAGAACAATTTGAACTCGGTTCAGAAGCAAGGCAAATGCCATGCAACCATATTTATCACTCGGATTGCATTGTCCCATGGCTAGTCCAGCACAACTCATGCCCTGTTTGCCGCCAAGAATTGCCGCCCCAAGGATCGAGCAACAGCCGTCCAACTGCTGCAAATCGGGGGAGCAGCAGTAATGGCAACACCAGCGGGAGGGAGAGTCAAGGAAGGAGGAACCCCCTCTCGTACTTGTGGCCATTCCGTTCATCGAATTCCAGCTCTCGCAACAGCGGAAACAGCCCGAGTAACTCCCCAACCGTGCGCGAAAACAACCACCACCAGATGGGGTACTCTGGATGGCCCTTTGACTAA
- the LOC125316040 gene encoding uncharacterized protein LOC125316040 yields MGILVGFLDHMVGVDVVGAHTIIIGGVTPPVMTDRIQVTTPLNGIQVARMEVTGGAAFQVLKFRIRRAGKHFLVDGVPEAVEAAEVIVVVGEVGREVGAAPVLPTVGLRTVAVGGVVAPRKLLTMDGLAGVGDCHGRKLGSVFPSVRGFPRSLSPNEP; encoded by the exons ATGGGCATCCTAGTGGGGTTCCTAGACCATATGGTGGGCGTGGACGTGGTCGGGGCTCATACAATAATAATAGGGGGAGTAACACCCCCAGTAATGACCGACAGGATTCAGGTTACGACGCCCCTCAATGGGATTCAGGTAGCAAGGATGGAGGTGACGGGTGGGGCAGCTTTCCAGGTGCTAAAATTCAGAATTCGCCGGGCAGGGAAGCATTTCCTGGTGGATGGGGTGCCGGAGGCAGTGGAAGCGGCGGAG GTGATCGTGGTGGTTGGGGAAGTGGGACGGGAAGTTGGGGCGGCGCCGGTGCTACCGACGGTGGGACTGAGAACGGTGGCGGTTGGGGGGGTAGTAGCTCCAAGAAAGCTGCTGACGATGGATGGTCTGGCGGGGGTTGGTGATTGTCATGGACGAAAGCTTGGTAGTGTTTTTCCTTCTGTCCGAGGCTTTCCACGGTCTCTTTCCCCAAATGAGCCGTGA
- the LOC115737622 gene encoding transcription elongation factor SPT6 homolog, with the protein MGKAVVSDDEDELEVGDDREPLEDEDEARGRGVDDEDEDEEDEEGQDEYEKDGFIVDDVDEEEEEQDEEEDRPDSDEERQKKKKRKKNVKEFQLDEDDYDLLEDNNITGFHRPSKESKKFKRLKKARRNADEESSAFSDEEEVVGSGKGGRTAEEKLKRSLFGDDEGPPLEDIAEDEEPMEEEDVEIGDDDDMADFIVDEEEVDENGAPVRRRKFKRKKSRQAPGVSSSALQEAHEIFGDVDDLLQLRKQSLESTELRERRLEDEFEPVILSEKYMTEKDDVIRERDVPERKQISDGGVNLRTDEIASQDETNWIYNQLTSVLAFLFRKKDGGHDVSIKKDEIPRFLNHLHGQKLDIPFIAMYRKEECLSLLGDPEGNESLENDESFERAPALKWHKVLWAIHDLDRKWLLLQKRKAALQLYYYKRFEEESRRVYDETRLSLNQRLFDSICKSLNAAETEREVDDVDSKFNLHFPAGEVGVDEGLYKRPKRKSQYSVCSKAGLWEVASKFGYSSEQFGLLISLENLENTDELEDAKETPEEMASNFTCAMFETPQAVLKGARHMAAVEISCEPRVRKYVRSVFMDNAVVSTSPTPDGNLTIDSFHQFAGVKWLREKPLSAFEDAQWLLIQKAEEEKLLQVSIKLPEAALKKLVRDCTVYYLSDGVSKSAQLWNEQRNLILVDALHGFLLPSMEKEARALLTSRSKNWLVTEYGEALWRKVSIGPYQRKESEFSSDDEAAPRVMACCWGPGKPATTFVMLDSSGEVLDVLYTGSLTLRSQNINDQQRKKNDQQRVLKFMTDHQPHVVVLGAVNLSCTRLKDDIYEIIFKMVEENPRDVGHEMDGLSIVYGDESLPRLYENSRISSDQLPSQQGIVRRAVALGRYLQNPLAMVATLCGPGKEILSWKLNPLEDFLTSDEKYSMVEQVMVDVTNQVGLDVNLAISHEWLFAPLQFISGLGPRKAASLQRSLVRAGAIYTRKDFVTVHGLGKKVFVNAVGFLRVRRSGLAASSSQFIDLLDDTRIHPESYNLAQELAKDVFDKYGDGDGNFDDEALEMAIEYVRDHPKFLKSLDLPRYAKDKQRQNKIQTLHMIVRELIQGFQDWRKQYEELSQDEEFYMLSGETEETLAEGRIVQATVRRVQPLKAICALESGLTGVLMREDYSDDWRDISELSDRLHEGDILTCKIKSIQKNRHQVFLVCRESEMRNNRSQNVQNVDPYYHEDRSSLQSEQEKARKEKELAKRHFKPRMIVHPRFQNITADEAIEFLSDKDPGESVIRPSSRGPSYLTLTLKVYDGVYAHKDIVEGGKEHKDITSLLRIGKTLKIGEDIFEDLDEVMDRYVDPLVGHLKAMLNYRKFRKGTKAEVDELLRIEKAECPMRIVYCFGISHEHPGTFILSYIRSTNPHHEYIGLYPKGFKFRKRMFEDIDRLVAYFQKHINDPQHDSTPSIRSVAAMVPMRSPATGGSSGTSVGSGWGGSSNEGGWRGQSFDRDRSSTPGSRTGTVRLDT; encoded by the exons AGGAGGTTGTTGGAAGTGGTAAAGGCGGACGAACTGCGGAGGAGAAACTCAAGCGCAGTCTTTTTGGGGATGACGAGG GACCACCGCTCGAGGATATTGCTGAAGACGAAGAACcaatggaggaggaagatgtAGAGATaggtgatgatgatgacatGGCCGATTTTATTGTGGATGAGGAAGAAGTTGATGAGAATGGTGCTCCTGTCAG gAGGAGGAAGTTTAAGAGAAAGAAGTCTAGACAGGCTCCTGGAGTGTCATCATCTGCGCTCCAAGAAGCCCATGAGATTTTTGGCGATGTTGATGACCTCTTGCAGTTGCGGAAACAAAGCCTAGAATCTACTGAATTGAGGGAAAGGAGACTTGAAGATGAATTTGAACCTGTTATTCTTTCAGAGAAGTACATGACAGAAAAAGATGACGTCATTCGAGAGAGAGATGTTCCGGAGAGGAAGCAG ATATCCGACGGAGGTGTTAATCTGCGGACAGATGAAATTGCTTCTCAAGATGAGACTAACTGGATATACAATCAGCTCACAAGTGTATTAGCATTTCTTTTCCGCAAGAAAGATGGAGGGCATGATGTATCTATAAAGAAGGATGAAATACCAAGATTTTTGAATCATTTGCACGGTCAGAAGTTGGAT ATACCTTTCATTGCGATGTATCGTAAAGAGGAGTGCTTGAGCCTCTTGGGGGATCCTGAAGGAAATGAAAGTCTTGAGAATGATGAAAGTTTTGAGCGAGCACCTGCATTGAAGTGGCACAAG GTACTTTGGGCTATTCATGATCTCGATAGGAAATGGCTCTTGCTTCAGAAACGAAAGGCTGCTCTGCAGTTATATTATTATAAGCGATTTGAGGAAGAGTCTAGACGAGTGTATGATGAAACAAGGCTCAGTCTGAATCAACGGCTTTTTGACTCGATTTGCAAGTCACTCAATGCTGCAGAAACAGAAAGAGAGGTTGATGATGTTGACTCGAAATTCAATTTGCATTTTCCTGCCGGCGAAGTTGGAGTGGATGAAGGCCTATATAAGAGGCCCAAGAGGAAGTCGCAATATAGTGTTTGTAGTAAGGCGGGCCTATGGGAGGTTGCGAGCAAGTTTGGATACAGCTCAGAACAATTTGGGTTATTGATATCATTAGAAAATCTGGAGAAT ACGGATGAATTGGAAGATGCGAAGGAAACTCCGGAGGAGATGGCCTCTAACTTCACATGTGCTATGTTTGAGACTCCACAAGCTGTTCTTAAAGGGGCACGGCACATG gCAGCAGTTGAGATTAGTTGTGAGCCCCGGGTTCGAAAATATGTCCGAAGTGTGTTCATGGATAATGCTGTGGTGTCAACAAGTCCTACACCTGATGGAAACTTGACTATCGATTCTTTTCATCAGTTTGCTGGTGTTAAGTGGCTGCGTGAAAAGCCACTGAGTGCATTTGAGGATGCGCAGTGGCTTTTAATCCAGAAAGCAGAAGAGGAGAAGTTGCTTCAAGTTTCAATCAAGTTACCTGAGGCAGCACTGAAAAAGTTGGTACGTGACTGCACAGTTTATTATCTGAGTGACGGGGTAAGTAAATCTGCTCAGCTGTGGAATGAGCAGAGGAACTTAATCTTGGTGGATGCACTTCAtggttttcttcttccctcAATGGAGAAAGAAGCGAGAGCATTGTTGACCAGTAGATCCAAGAACTGGTTGGTAACTGAATATGGTGAGGCTCTGTGGAGAAAAGTTTCCATTGGACCTTATCAAAGGAAGGAAAGTGAGTTTAGCTCGGATGATGAAGCAGCACCAAGAGTTATGGCTTGCTGCTGGGGTCCTGGAAAACCTGCGACAACCTTTGTAATGCTGGATTCATCTGGGGAGGTCCTAGATGTGCTTTATACAGGATCCCTTACCTTGCGGTCTCAAAATATAAATGACCAGCAACGCAAGAAGAATGACCAACAAAGGGTTTTGAAGTTCATGACAGATCACCAACCACATGTTGTAGTTCTGGGAGCTGTCAATCTGTCTTGCACACGGTTGAAGGATGACATATATGAG ATTATTTTCAAAATGGTGGAGGAAAATCCTAGGGATGTGGGCCATGAGATGGATGGCTTAAGCATTGTATATGGGGATGAATCTCTACCTCGTCTATATGAAAATTCTCGGATTTCATCTGATCAACTGCCTTCTCAACAAG GCATTGTGAGGCGAGCTGTGGCTCTTGGGCGCTATCTACAAAATCCCTTGGCAATGGTTGCAACTCTTTGTGGTCCTGGAAAGGAGATATTATCTTGGAAACTCAATCCTCTGGAGGATTTTCTCACTTCCGATGAGAAGTACAGCATGGTTGAACAGGTCATGGTAGATGTTACAAATCAAGTAGGGCTAGATGTTAATTTAGCTATTAGCCACGAGTGGTTGTTTGCACCTTTACAATTCATATCCGGGCTTGGACCTAGAAAGGCAGCATCTTTGCAGAGGTCATTGGTGAGGGCTGGAGCAATTTACACTCGAAAAGACTTTGTAACTGTCCATGGACTTGGTAAGAAGGTGTTTGTGAATGCTGTTGGTTTCTTGCGTGTCAGACGAAGTGGCTTGGCCGCTAGCAGCAGCCAGTTCATTGACTTGTTGGATGATACACGAATCCATCCAGAATCTTATAACCTAGCCCAGGAGTTggcaaaagatgtttttgataAATATGGCGACGGTGATGGGAACTTTGATGATGAGGCATTGGAAATGGCTATAGAATATGTCAGGGACCATCCGAAGTTTTTAAAATCGCTTGATCTTCCTAGATATGCTAAAGACAAGCAGCGTCAGAATAAAATACAGACGCTCCATATGATTGTGAGGGAATTGATCCAGGGTTTTCAGGATTGGCGAAAACAATATGAAGAACTTAGTCAGGATGAGGAGTTTTATATGCTTTCAGGTGAGACCGAGGAAACTTTGGCTGAAGGAAGAATTGTGCAAGCCACAGTACGCAGGGTGCAGCCTCTAAAAGCAATTTGTGCTCTTGAATCTGGTTTAACTGGCGTCCTTATGAGGGAGGACTACTCGGATGATTGGAGAGACATATCTGAGCTGTCTGATAGGTTGCATGAAGGTGACATCCTTACATGCAAAATAAAGTCGATTCAGAAGAATAGGCATCAGGTTTTCCTAGTTTGTCGCGAGAGCGAGATGAGAAATAACAGATCTCAGAATGTCCAGAATGTTGATCCTTACTACCATGAAGATAGGAGCAGCTTGCAGAGTGAGCAAGAGAAAGCTCGGAAAGAGAAGGAGCTTGCTAAGAGGCATTTCAAACCAAGAATGATTGTTCACCCTCGCTTCCAGAATATTACAGCTGATGAAGCAATAGAG TTCTTGTCGGACAAAGATCCTGGTGAAAGTGTCATTCGTCCCAGTTCTCGAGGGCCCTCTTATTTGACCTTGACTCTTAAAGTTTATGATGGCGTTTATGCACATAAGGATATAGTTGAAGGTGGCAAGGAGCACAAAGACATCACAAGTCTGCTTCGCATTGGTAAGACATTGAAAATTGGGGAGGACATCTTCGAGGATTTGGATGAG GTTATGGATCGGTATGTGGATCCCTTGGTGGGGCATTTAAAGGCAATGCTGAACTATCGAAAGTTTAGGAAGGGCACTAAAGCAGAAGTCGATGAGCTTCTGAGGATTGAGAAAGCAGAGTGTCCTATGAGGATAGTTTATTGCTTTGGCATTTCCCATGAACATCCAGGCACCTTCATCCTTTCTTATATAAGGAGCACAAATCCCCACCATGAGTACATAGGTCTTTACCCTAAAGGATTTAAGTTCCGGAAAAGGATGTTTGAGGACATTGATCGGCTTGTGGCATATTTTCAGAAGCATATCAACGACCCTCAACATGACTCGACGCCATCAATTAGGTCAGTCGCTGCCATGGTGCCTATGCGAAGCCCTGCAACTGGAGGTTCTTCAGGAACATCTGTTGGCAGTGGTTGGGGTGGTTCCTCCAATGAAGGCGGCTGGAGGGGCCAGTCTTTCGACAGAGATAGATCTTCAACGCCAGGGTCAAGAACAGGTACTGTCCGTCTAGATACCTGA